A genome region from Kaistia algarum includes the following:
- a CDS encoding peptidoglycan DD-metalloendopeptidase family protein, with translation MREPTRRTAHKPTRILLARGDHVQAIHIHPRTLALAGGALVLFSVLYFGATAYLFLRDDLLRSSGGQQERLLEGYEDRISALRNEIDRLTSRRAVDHATVAEKVDRLIDMQQTLEERQQMLARLADAARKAGFDLPPPMPAAKPAGGPQASVVPVAAPVAILASAVPPLSGNAAPPPAVLDQMADTIGTMESDQQQLVDALGQRVAGRTERIASILKRLGHKLPRAKAEDVGGPFVPIPAGGNSLGRFDAGVETLSDELGRLARARNFIRSLPLTRPIANAYITSGFGQRADPFLGRPAMHTGIDFRAERGTPARAVAAGKVIAAGWDGGYGNMVDIDAGNGIVTRYGHLSSIDVKIGDRVSVGAKVGRVGSTGRSTGPHLHYEIRVDGEPIDPMRYLNAADELAALQ, from the coding sequence ATGCGGGAGCCGACGAGACGAACCGCCCACAAGCCGACGCGGATCCTGCTTGCCCGTGGGGATCACGTTCAGGCGATCCATATCCACCCCCGCACGCTCGCGCTGGCCGGCGGCGCGCTCGTCCTGTTCTCGGTGCTCTATTTCGGTGCGACCGCCTATCTGTTCCTTCGGGACGATCTGCTCCGCAGCTCGGGCGGGCAACAGGAGCGGTTGCTGGAAGGCTATGAGGATCGCATCTCGGCGCTCCGGAACGAGATCGACCGCCTGACCTCACGCCGCGCCGTCGACCACGCCACGGTGGCGGAAAAAGTCGACCGGCTGATCGACATGCAGCAGACGCTCGAGGAGCGCCAGCAGATGCTGGCACGCCTTGCCGATGCCGCCCGCAAGGCCGGCTTCGATCTGCCGCCGCCGATGCCGGCAGCAAAGCCGGCCGGAGGCCCACAAGCTTCCGTGGTCCCGGTTGCGGCGCCTGTTGCTATCCTTGCTTCTGCGGTGCCGCCCTTGTCCGGCAATGCCGCCCCTCCCCCGGCGGTCCTGGACCAGATGGCCGATACGATCGGCACCATGGAGTCGGATCAGCAGCAGTTGGTCGATGCGCTGGGCCAGCGCGTCGCGGGCCGAACCGAGCGGATCGCCAGCATTCTCAAGCGCCTCGGACACAAGCTGCCCCGCGCCAAGGCCGAAGATGTCGGCGGCCCGTTCGTGCCGATACCGGCCGGCGGCAACAGCCTTGGGCGCTTCGATGCCGGCGTGGAGACGCTTTCGGACGAGCTTGGCCGGCTTGCGCGGGCCAGGAACTTCATCCGTTCGCTTCCTCTAACGAGGCCGATCGCCAACGCCTACATCACCAGCGGTTTCGGCCAAAGAGCGGATCCGTTCCTCGGGCGGCCAGCGATGCATACCGGCATCGACTTTCGCGCGGAGCGCGGCACACCCGCACGCGCCGTCGCGGCTGGCAAGGTCATCGCCGCAGGATGGGACGGCGGTTACGGCAATATGGTCGATATCGATGCCGGCAACGGCATTGTTACCCGCTACGGCCATCTCTCCTCGATCGACGTCAAGATCGGCGATCGCGTGTCCGTCGGCGCCAAGGTTGGACGTGTCGGATCCACGGGTCGCTCGACCGGGCCGCACCTCCACTACGAGATCCGGGTCGACGGCGAGCCGATCGATCCGATGCGCTATCTGAACGCCGCCGACGAGCTGGCGGCGCTGCAATAG
- the prfB gene encoding peptide chain release factor 2 (programmed frameshift) produces MRAEIETIVDEIKQGITLLRRHLDWDRANRRLLELNALSETPNFWDDPQKAQKLMRERQNLEDGIKAVEASERDLADNLELIEMGEAEGDPSIVADAEAAIFELKQGVRKRQVQSMLSGEADGNDTYLEVHAGAGGTESQDWANMLMRMYTRWSEQSGRKVEIMELHDGEEAGIKSATLLIKGEQSYGWLKTESGVHRLVRISPYDSSARRHTSFASVWVYPVVDDSIDIEINESDCRIDTYRAQGAGGQHINTTDSAVRITHIPSGIVVQCQNERSQHKNRAAAWDMLRSRLYEAELERREAAAMATESTKKDIGWGHQIRSYVLQPYQLVKDLRTGTESTSPQDVLNGDLNEFMEAALAQRLGGGEGVEVSDLD; encoded by the exons ATGCGGGCCGAGATCGAAACGATCGTCGACGAGATCAAGCAGGGCATAACCCTGCTGAGGAGGCATCTT GACTGGGACCGTGCAAACCGGCGCCTGCTCGAACTGAACGCGCTCTCGGAGACGCCCAATTTCTGGGACGATCCGCAGAAGGCCCAGAAGCTGATGCGCGAGCGTCAGAACCTCGAAGACGGGATCAAGGCGGTCGAGGCCAGCGAGCGTGATCTGGCCGACAATCTCGAACTGATCGAGATGGGTGAGGCCGAGGGCGACCCCTCGATCGTCGCCGACGCGGAAGCTGCAATTTTTGAACTGAAGCAGGGCGTCCGCAAGCGCCAGGTCCAGTCCATGCTGTCCGGCGAGGCCGACGGCAACGACACCTATCTCGAAGTCCATGCCGGTGCCGGCGGGACGGAGAGCCAGGATTGGGCCAACATGCTAATGCGCATGTATACGCGCTGGTCGGAGCAATCGGGCCGCAAGGTCGAGATCATGGAATTGCACGACGGCGAAGAGGCAGGCATCAAATCCGCGACCCTGCTGATCAAGGGTGAGCAGTCATATGGCTGGCTGAAGACCGAGTCGGGCGTGCACCGCCTCGTCCGCATCTCGCCTTATGATTCGAGCGCCCGGCGCCATACGAGCTTCGCCAGCGTCTGGGTCTACCCGGTCGTCGACGACTCCATCGACATCGAGATCAACGAGAGCGATTGCCGCATCGACACCTACCGAGCCCAGGGCGCCGGAGGCCAGCACATCAACACGACCGATTCCGCCGTGCGCATCACGCACATCCCATCCGGCATCGTCGTGCAGTGCCAGAACGAGCGCTCGCAGCACAAGAACCGCGCCGCGGCTTGGGACATGCTGCGCTCGCGCCTCTATGAGGCCGAGCTGGAACGGCGTGAAGCGGCGGCGATGGCGACGGAATCGACCAAGAAGGACATCGGCTGGGGTCACCAGATCCGTTCCTATGTCCTGCAGCCCTACCAGCTTGTGAAGGATCTTCGGACCGGCACGGAGAGCACCAGTCCGCAGGACGTGCTGAATGGCGATCTGAATGAATTCATGGAAGCGGCGCTCGCCCAGCGCCTCGGTGGCGGCGAGGGGGTCGAGGTTTCGGACCTCGACTGA
- a CDS encoding DUF4893 domain-containing protein translates to MQPPFLTSRLLAIAFLFAASAALASGTLTEQTLTAADKARLAAFETTRKDAIAEAKSGGSPADVKTLSAILAGAPQPILGVDIRGNYRCRTVKLGGLPPPLTVYGWFNCRIDEDDIGYRLVKTTGSQRLSGHFIDDSRTRLLYYGASHYSDEKPKAYGADPARDQVGYFFKVGSGRYRLEMPLPQYESKFDIIELVKR, encoded by the coding sequence ATGCAGCCCCCATTTTTGACCTCACGCCTCCTCGCCATCGCCTTCCTGTTCGCCGCGTCGGCGGCGTTGGCGAGCGGAACTTTGACTGAGCAAACGCTGACCGCCGCCGACAAGGCACGGCTTGCGGCGTTCGAAACGACCCGAAAAGATGCGATCGCTGAAGCGAAGTCCGGCGGCAGTCCGGCCGACGTCAAAACGCTATCCGCGATCCTCGCCGGCGCGCCGCAGCCGATCCTTGGTGTGGACATACGGGGGAACTATCGCTGCCGGACCGTGAAGCTCGGCGGCCTGCCGCCGCCTCTCACCGTGTATGGCTGGTTCAACTGCCGGATCGACGAGGACGATATCGGCTACCGCCTCGTCAAGACGACCGGGTCGCAGCGCCTGTCGGGCCATTTTATCGACGACAGTAGGACACGACTCCTATATTACGGCGCCTCCCACTATTCGGACGAGAAGCCGAAGGCCTATGGCGCCGACCCGGCCCGCGACCAGGTCGGCTATTTCTTCAAGGTCGGGTCCGGCCGCTATCGGCTCGAAATGCCGCTGCCGCAATATGAATCGAAGTTCGACATCATCGAACTGGTGAAGCGGTAG
- the mgtE gene encoding magnesium transporter — protein sequence MEKNLLDERSADVAELDLERGHVADIVEHLNEQEPEDAADVVASLSDDRAVELLDQPEFEDAAEVVANMPLERAATLLSGMSADRATDLLGEIEEPQRSQLIERLDSETRTAVSHLAGYPEGSAGAIMTTEVVSVPANWTVAQTLDHIRQVEKSRETIYTICVLHPETGALLQTVTLRRLITTNPSEPVLAAARHSKPVTVKPTTDREDAARLFSKYDLIAVPVVDERHHVIGIVTVDDIIDTILEESTEDVQKFGGMEALDEPYMEISFLRMMRKRAGWLSALFIGEMLTATAMQHFETELEKAIVLTLFIPLIMSSGGNSGSQATSLIIRALALGEIRLKDWWRVALRELPSGFSLGLILGSLGFIRITAWQLFGLHDYGQFWFLVALTVGCGLVGIVLFGSMAGSMLPFVMKRLGFDPASASAPFVATLVDVTGLVIYFTIASVILHGTLL from the coding sequence ATGGAAAAGAACCTCCTGGATGAGCGTTCTGCCGACGTGGCAGAACTCGATCTTGAGCGCGGCCATGTCGCGGATATCGTCGAGCATCTGAACGAACAGGAACCGGAGGACGCGGCGGATGTCGTCGCGAGTCTGTCGGATGATCGAGCGGTCGAGCTTCTCGACCAGCCAGAATTCGAGGATGCTGCCGAAGTCGTCGCCAACATGCCGCTAGAGCGGGCGGCAACGCTGCTCTCCGGCATGTCGGCCGACCGCGCTACCGATCTGCTAGGCGAGATCGAGGAGCCGCAGCGCTCGCAACTGATCGAGCGCCTCGATAGTGAGACCCGCACGGCCGTCTCCCACCTTGCCGGCTATCCCGAGGGCAGCGCCGGCGCGATCATGACCACCGAGGTCGTCAGCGTTCCGGCCAACTGGACCGTAGCCCAGACGCTCGATCATATCCGCCAGGTAGAGAAGAGCCGCGAGACGATCTACACGATCTGCGTGCTGCATCCCGAGACGGGGGCTCTGCTGCAGACCGTGACGCTCCGCAGGCTGATCACCACCAACCCGTCGGAGCCTGTGCTCGCGGCTGCCCGCCACAGCAAGCCGGTGACGGTCAAGCCAACCACAGACCGCGAGGACGCGGCGCGCCTGTTCTCGAAATATGATCTCATCGCCGTCCCGGTCGTGGATGAGCGCCATCATGTCATAGGCATCGTCACCGTCGACGACATCATCGACACCATCCTCGAGGAAAGCACAGAGGATGTTCAGAAATTCGGCGGTATGGAGGCGCTGGACGAGCCCTATATGGAGATCAGCTTTCTGAGGATGATGCGCAAGCGGGCCGGCTGGCTTTCCGCGCTATTCATCGGCGAGATGCTGACCGCGACAGCCATGCAGCATTTCGAGACCGAGCTCGAAAAGGCCATCGTTCTGACGCTGTTCATCCCGCTCATCATGAGCTCCGGCGGCAATTCCGGGTCACAGGCGACATCGCTGATCATTCGGGCCCTTGCGCTTGGCGAAATCCGTCTGAAGGATTGGTGGCGTGTCGCGCTGCGCGAATTGCCGAGCGGCTTTTCGCTCGGCCTGATCCTGGGTTCTCTCGGCTTTATCCGCATCACGGCCTGGCAGCTGTTCGGCCTGCATGATTACGGCCAATTCTGGTTCCTGGTCGCCCTTACGGTCGGCTGTGGCCTTGTTGGTATCGTGCTCTTCGGCTCCATGGCGGGCTCGATGTTGCCCTTCGTCATGAAGCGGCTCGGCTTCGACCCGGCGAGCGCCTCGGCGCCCTTCGTGGCGACACTCGTCGATGTGACCGGCCTTGTGATCTATTTCACGATCGCCTCGGTGATCCTGCATGGGACGCTGCTCTAG
- a CDS encoding EamA family transporter: MPISSIQSSWLFWAALSAVFAALTAIFAKIGVGGINSDFATFIRTIVILLTIVFILTALGEWQPLGSVQPRAYVFLVLSGLATGASWLCHFRALKLGDAARVAPIDKLSVVMVAVFGVALLGERLSFKNWLGVGFIALGAILVAMRS, encoded by the coding sequence ATGCCGATATCGTCGATCCAGTCTTCGTGGCTCTTTTGGGCAGCGCTCTCCGCCGTCTTCGCCGCCCTGACGGCGATCTTCGCCAAGATTGGCGTCGGCGGCATCAATTCCGATTTTGCAACCTTCATCCGCACCATCGTCATTCTGCTGACGATCGTCTTCATCCTGACGGCGCTGGGCGAGTGGCAGCCGTTGGGCTCCGTGCAGCCCCGCGCCTATGTCTTTCTGGTCCTGTCGGGCCTTGCGACCGGCGCATCCTGGCTTTGCCATTTCCGGGCGCTGAAACTGGGCGATGCCGCTCGCGTGGCCCCGATCGATAAGCTCAGCGTCGTGATGGTTGCCGTCTTCGGCGTAGCCTTGCTCGGTGAAAGACTGTCCTTCAAAAACTGGCTCGGCGTCGGCTTTATCGCGCTCGGCGCGATTCTGGTGGCGATGCGCAGCTAA
- a CDS encoding penicillin-binding protein 1A, with protein sequence MFLRLIGYLFGIGAVFFLVVAAGVAWYVSSLTGGLPSVEVLAKYEPPVTTRIHAADGQLVAEYARERRLYLPIQAVPDRVKAAFISAEDKNFYEHSGLDYYGILRAGLQNISALSSNGRMIGASTITQQVAKNFLLTNERTIDRKIKEAILSLRIEQANSKDKILELYLNEIFLGLGSYGVAAASLSYFDKSVHELTLAEAAYLAALPKGPNNYNPFRYPDRAIERRNWVIDRMVENGYATPDEGAAAKAQPLGVKQRTSQPHLFAADYYVEEVRRQLMQIYGEKALYEGGLSVRTSLDPGLQVIARQALMNGLVSFDEERGWRGPVKNVPISGDWGEAVGSVTALSDIYEWRLAIVTEVSKDGAEIGLQPGRDGAGKLLADRETGTIPASEMGWALRGRKSVESVLKVGDVVYVEAADGKPGAFRLHQVPEIEGAMVVMDPHTGRVLAMDGGFSYAESEFNRATQAMRQPGSSFKPFVYAAALDNGYTPSSVVMDAPIEIDPGFGQPIWRPENYAQKFYGPSTLRTGIEQSRNVMTVRLAQDMGMPLVAEYAKRFGVYDNLGPFLPNALGASETTVLKMVSGYSVFANGGRQVRPTLIDRIQDRFGKTIYKHEDRICEGCDADSWKNQDEPAITDNREQVLDPMTAFQITSMMEGVVQRGTATVVKQVGKPIAGKTGTSNDYKDAWFIGYSPDLVVGVFLGYDNPRPMGRGETGGQAAAPIATEFFKLALADKPAIPFRMPEGLTLIPIDRKTGMRANPDSPGTILEAFKPGTGPPDTYSIIGQTDANGQPLTVAPEADRAVISGTGGLY encoded by the coding sequence ATGTTTCTGCGACTGATCGGCTATTTATTTGGGATAGGCGCCGTGTTTTTTCTGGTGGTTGCAGCGGGTGTGGCCTGGTACGTCTCGAGTCTGACGGGCGGCCTGCCATCGGTTGAGGTTCTGGCGAAGTATGAGCCGCCGGTAACCACGCGGATCCACGCGGCCGACGGCCAGCTCGTGGCCGAATATGCCCGCGAGCGGCGGCTCTATCTGCCGATCCAGGCCGTTCCCGACCGCGTCAAGGCAGCGTTCATCTCGGCTGAAGACAAGAATTTCTACGAGCATTCCGGCCTCGACTATTACGGCATCTTACGCGCCGGCCTGCAGAATATCTCGGCGCTCTCCTCGAACGGCCGCATGATCGGCGCCTCGACGATCACCCAGCAGGTCGCCAAGAACTTCCTGCTCACCAACGAGCGCACGATCGACCGCAAGATCAAGGAAGCGATTCTCTCGCTTCGAATCGAGCAGGCGAATTCGAAGGACAAGATCCTCGAACTCTATCTGAACGAGATTTTCCTCGGTCTCGGCTCCTACGGCGTCGCCGCCGCTTCGCTGTCCTATTTCGATAAGTCCGTGCATGAACTGACGCTCGCCGAGGCGGCCTATCTGGCCGCCTTGCCCAAGGGCCCGAACAACTACAACCCCTTCCGCTATCCCGACCGCGCCATCGAGCGGCGCAACTGGGTCATCGACCGCATGGTCGAGAACGGCTACGCGACGCCGGACGAGGGCGCGGCCGCCAAGGCGCAGCCGCTCGGCGTCAAGCAGCGCACCTCTCAGCCGCACCTCTTCGCCGCGGATTATTACGTCGAGGAAGTGCGTCGCCAGCTCATGCAGATCTACGGCGAAAAGGCTCTCTACGAGGGCGGCTTGTCGGTGCGGACCTCGCTGGACCCCGGCCTTCAAGTCATCGCCCGCCAGGCCTTGATGAACGGTCTCGTCTCCTTCGATGAGGAGCGGGGCTGGCGCGGGCCGGTCAAGAACGTGCCGATCTCAGGCGACTGGGGTGAGGCGGTCGGCTCCGTGACGGCGCTTTCCGACATCTATGAGTGGCGTCTTGCGATCGTCACCGAAGTCAGTAAGGACGGCGCCGAGATCGGACTGCAGCCGGGCCGCGACGGTGCGGGTAAGTTGCTCGCCGACCGCGAGACCGGCACGATCCCGGCTTCCGAGATGGGCTGGGCGCTGCGTGGACGCAAATCGGTCGAGAGTGTGCTGAAGGTCGGCGACGTCGTTTACGTCGAGGCGGCCGATGGCAAGCCCGGCGCGTTCCGCCTGCACCAGGTGCCGGAGATCGAAGGCGCGATGGTCGTCATGGATCCCCATACCGGCCGCGTCCTGGCCATGGATGGCGGCTTCTCCTATGCGGAAAGCGAGTTCAATCGGGCAACGCAGGCGATGCGTCAGCCGGGCTCGTCGTTTAAGCCGTTCGTCTATGCCGCGGCGCTCGACAATGGCTACACGCCGTCTTCGGTGGTGATGGACGCCCCGATCGAGATCGATCCGGGCTTCGGCCAGCCGATCTGGCGGCCGGAGAACTATGCGCAGAAATTCTACGGCCCATCGACGCTCCGGACCGGCATCGAGCAGTCGCGTAACGTCATGACCGTGCGCCTCGCCCAGGACATGGGAATGCCGCTCGTCGCCGAATATGCGAAGCGCTTCGGCGTCTACGATAATCTCGGGCCGTTCCTACCGAATGCGCTGGGCGCTTCGGAGACGACGGTACTCAAGATGGTGTCGGGATATTCTGTGTTCGCCAATGGCGGGCGCCAGGTTCGTCCGACGCTGATCGATCGCATCCAGGATCGTTTCGGCAAGACGATCTACAAGCATGAGGATCGCATCTGCGAGGGGTGCGACGCCGATTCCTGGAAGAACCAGGATGAGCCGGCGATCACGGATAATCGCGAGCAGGTGCTCGATCCCATGACGGCCTTCCAGATCACGTCGATGATGGAAGGCGTCGTCCAGCGCGGTACGGCGACGGTGGTCAAGCAAGTCGGCAAGCCGATCGCCGGCAAGACCGGCACCTCCAACGACTACAAGGACGCGTGGTTCATCGGCTATTCGCCTGACCTCGTCGTCGGTGTGTTCCTTGGCTATGACAATCCACGCCCGATGGGCCGCGGCGAAACCGGCGGCCAGGCCGCGGCACCGATCGCGACCGAGTTCTTCAAGCTGGCGCTGGCCGACAAGCCCGCGATCCCGTTCCGCATGCCCGAAGGGCTGACGCTGATCCCGATCGATCGCAAGACCGGCATGCGAGCCAATCCCGATTCTCCGGGGACGATCCTCGAAGCGTTCAAGCCCGGAACGGGGCCGCCCGATACCTATTCGATCATCGGCCAGACAGACGCCAATGGTCAGCCCTTGACCGTCGCGCCGGAAGCCGATCGCGCCGTGATCTCCGGAACCGGCGGGCTCTACTGA
- a CDS encoding N-acetylmuramoyl-L-alanine amidase translates to MATACAVALLSAAPANSAPAITADPAASEVVAHDARIVGDDQRTRFVMDLSEATDVSVFVLDEPDRVVIDLPRVRFALPDGAGASGKGLASAFRYGMISAGKSRIVLDLTAPVSVDKSFVLPPAGDQPAKLVVDMVPTTREAFADAVRTYRSAEKAAVAAQEATAPAAPAQASDGRLRIVIDPGHGGIDSGAIAKSGTMEKDIVLSFAEILEAKLAADGRYDVSMTRSDDTFVSLGGRVAFARARRADLFVSIHADSFWGGDVRGATIYTLSEKASDRMAAQIAESENKSDILAGVAITEDTNEVSDILIDLARRETKNFAVVFARNMIKELGPKVHFFKHAHQQAGFVVLKAPDVPSALVELGYLSNPDDEKLLKSTEWQQSTATAMKQAIDSYFRMRVAQSTGSITPAASTP, encoded by the coding sequence GTGGCTACGGCTTGCGCGGTCGCGCTGCTGTCGGCCGCGCCGGCCAATAGTGCGCCTGCGATTACGGCCGATCCGGCGGCTTCCGAAGTGGTGGCTCACGACGCGCGGATCGTTGGCGACGACCAGCGCACGCGCTTTGTTATGGATTTGAGCGAGGCAACGGACGTTTCAGTGTTCGTTCTCGACGAGCCGGATCGGGTGGTCATCGATCTGCCGCGGGTTCGGTTCGCGCTGCCGGACGGGGCGGGAGCCTCGGGCAAGGGTCTCGCCTCGGCGTTCCGCTACGGCATGATATCGGCCGGCAAGTCCCGCATCGTCCTCGACCTGACAGCTCCGGTCTCCGTCGACAAATCCTTCGTTCTGCCGCCGGCCGGCGACCAGCCGGCGAAACTCGTCGTCGACATGGTGCCGACGACCCGTGAGGCGTTCGCCGACGCCGTCCGCACCTATCGAAGCGCCGAGAAGGCTGCCGTTGCGGCCCAGGAGGCGACGGCTCCGGCGGCGCCCGCGCAGGCTTCTGACGGCCGGCTGCGGATTGTCATCGATCCGGGTCATGGCGGCATCGATTCCGGTGCGATCGCCAAGTCGGGCACGATGGAGAAGGACATCGTCCTCTCTTTCGCCGAAATTCTTGAGGCCAAGCTGGCGGCGGACGGGCGCTATGATGTGTCGATGACGCGGAGCGACGATACCTTCGTCTCGCTCGGCGGCCGCGTCGCCTTCGCCCGCGCCCGCCGTGCCGACCTCTTTGTCTCCATCCACGCCGATTCGTTCTGGGGCGGCGACGTGCGGGGCGCAACGATCTACACGCTGTCGGAAAAGGCCTCGGACCGCATGGCGGCGCAGATCGCCGAATCGGAAAACAAGTCCGATATTCTTGCCGGCGTTGCCATCACCGAGGATACCAACGAGGTCTCGGACATTCTGATCGATCTCGCGCGCCGGGAGACGAAGAATTTCGCAGTCGTCTTCGCGCGCAATATGATCAAGGAACTCGGTCCCAAGGTGCACTTCTTCAAGCACGCGCACCAGCAGGCCGGGTTCGTTGTCCTGAAGGCCCCGGACGTGCCCTCTGCGCTGGTCGAGCTTGGTTATTTGTCGAACCCGGATGACGAGAAGTTGCTGAAATCCACCGAATGGCAGCAGAGCACCGCCACGGCGATGAAGCAGGCGATCGACAGCTATTTCCGCATGCGGGTGGCTCAGTCGACGGGCAGCATCACGCCGGCGGCGTCGACGCCATGA